CCGCAGCATGTTCAAATAATCGCTGAGTGTTCGGCCTGTATGTGTCTTAAAAATACGATGCAGATATCCGGGATGCAGATTGACCGCGGCAGCGATATCTTTAACCTGAATGCTCTGGTCATAATTCTGATGCATAAACTCGATGCTCCGTCGCACATAGAGCTGTGATGGCTGTTGACTAGTATGAAGCTGCTCTTGACGCAATCTAGATAAACGTAGCAGAAGCTCACAGAACAATAAATCAACCATACTTCCACCGTTCCCGCCACTCTGATCAAGCTCCAGTACAAGTCCCTTCAGTACATGATAGATCTCCTCAGGATCTGGCATGACTAAACTGGAAAAGGGAATCTGCAACAGTTCAAAAAGCGCCGATTCTTCCCGTGCGAGCTTGCCGACAGATGGAGCAACCCCTGTGTATTCCATAAATCCAAATTCCACATTCAGCATCCGACAGGGCACACCAGCCTCGACAATCAGTCTGTGCGGGACATTTGCATCGAGGATAATCAATTCTCCCCGCTTCAACCTAAACCGCTCTTCTTGACCCGCTCTTGGATGGACATCTACGATACAGCTCCCGGAGATCAAATACATGATTTCGGTTGAATTATGCTGATGATAAGACATACTATAGTTGTTCCACTGTTTATAATAGTAAGCAAAAAAATGAGGACTATAATCCCCTTCAATTAATGCCTTCTGAAAAAGACTCCCACTAAGACTTTGATGCAAATTCGTCAATTGATCACTTCTTTCTTCTATTAAAATGTTAAACCAAGTGTATCTCCCAAACCACTTCAAAGACAAGAAGAGCTACTTAAAATCATAAAACTAGAAAAAACGAGCAAAACTCCAATACACAGGAGAGTTACTCGTTTTATTGTTATTACTATAAAGATTTAATTCTCATACTTGAAAAGAAACCATAGATTGCTTAAGGTCTGCTGCTAAGCTCTCTAGCTTTTGAGATAAGGCTACAAGCTCTTCACTTACAGTAAATTGCTGTGAAGACATTGAAGCTACCTCTTCCGTCGAAGCCGTCGTCTGCTGCACAATGGAACTGACGCTGGCCATAGATTCACCTAATTGACGCTGAAACTCTATCAGTTCAAGGATAGAAGCAGAGGATTCACTAATATGCCCCATGAAATGTTCCATTTCCTCTTTGACACTCGCAAATATCGTCGATGACTCACGTACAGAAGAAATCTGTTCACGGAACTTTGGAGCGGCCTCATTAATATCTTTTACAGTGTTCTCAATGTGTAGGCCAATCTCTTCCGTAATCTTGGAGACCGATTGAATCGACTCATTCGATTGATTAGCGAGCTGTCTGATTTCATCAGCAATCACTATAAACCCTCTGCCTGCTGCACCAGCTCTTACCGCTTCAATGGTAGCATTTAGCGCCAAAATATTGGTTTGCTTATTTACAGCAATCATAGGACTAAGAATACTGCGAATTAGATGGGTACTCTCTCTGAGCTTGCTGGAGTTCTCTTGTATTCGATTGATCATCTCCACCGTAGATTCACTCTGCTCTACTAACAGCTTCATCAAAGCTGTCCCCTGATCGCTAACCTCAATGACTCGCTCCGCTGAAGCGTCCATCACTGTATTTAGTTTGGTCACTTCACTCATCTTGCTGCCAATGATTTCAACACTATGATGGCTTCTTTCTGCTTCGACAGCGAGGCTTGCTGCTCCAAGTGCAATCTCACCCGTAGCGGAAGCAACCTCTCTAGCATGAAGTGAGGTTGTACCTGATGCTTTAACTAATTGTTCCGAAGTACCAAGTACTTCATCCGCTGACAGCTCACTCTGACTTGCAAGCAGAGAAATCTGCTCCATCATTTTGTTAAAGCTATGTCCAAGCCGGCCAATCTCATCCTTACCTTTAAAATTAGTTCGTACACGAAGGTCTCCTCGCTCGCCTTCTTCCATTAAGCTCGCCAGTTTACCCAGAGGACGACCAACCAAACGAACAAGAATATAGCCAATGAATAGCGCTATTAAGGCAGCTGCCAGCACGACAGAGAACGTGATATAAAGAAGCTTGTCCGCCGACTTCGTAAAATCACTAACTGGTGCATATCCCATGAGCGTCCACTTTGCAGTCGTTAAAGGCTGATACACGACAAGCTGAGGACTCCCCTTCTCATCCGCCGCTGTAAATGAATGACTCTGTTCTACATCTTGCCCTTCAGTAACTTTTATGTAAGAGGGTTGGCCCAATTTAGAATTATCCGTACCATAAACTATGTTACCATCTGTGTTCAGAATTCGAGTCTCACCGGTAATCCCAATCTGAAGATTAGACAACATTTCAGTCATGGCCTTCCCTTTTATTTCAATTAGCATGTAATACTCCGCTTCAGGATGTAAAAGATTGCGCAGCAATCTTCCCATGGTTAAAGACGGTTCAGTATAAGCATCAAAGAAGCCCTTTTCGCGTACGGGAAACCAAACTGGTTCTCCTTTTGCATCTGCGATTTGCTTTAATCTTTCAGCAATACCTTCATCACTCCGAATGCCACTGATACCTGCAGATTTATAAGATGCCACTTCTTCCAAGCTCTTGGATACCAGCCTGACGCCATACATCCGCTCATCTGATCCTTTTACTACGTCTAGTTTTCTACGAATCCGATCTTCTGCGGCAACTTTGGCTACCGTTGTAAGTTCGCCACTATTTATTTTTTCTAAATCACCTTTTAATGCAGCATCGAGTGCAAACTGTCTTGAAAGCGCTTCATATTCTGCCAGGACAAAGTCCAGCTTGTCCGCTGCCTGAACTACAGACTGTGAGGAGGCTGCGGCAACCTCATTCGTAATGATATCTTTAGCGGCATAATATGAAGTCAAGCCTAACACAGAGGATAAGAGCACTATGGAACTGAATAGAATTACGAATAATTTTATTCCAACTGATCTAAAGTTTAGCGTCCATTTCTTTTTCATTAAGTTCACCCCCTGCTGAAATAAGGGTACAGCCTTCCGTTCCTGTACAAAGGCTGTACCCTATCCATTCTTTAATACAAAGCAAATTTGTTTACCCTTTACTAGCTCCTGCAGTCAATCCATCTACAAGCAAACGTTGCAAGAATACGAACAAGATCATAATCGGGATGGAGATCAGAACAGCACCGGCAGAGAACAAGGTAAAGTTAGTGTTTTGATTCGTGTTAACCATATCCCACATTCCGACTGCGACAGTCCAGTTCTCCTTCGTCCGTAAAATAAGTCTGGCGAAAATGAAATCCACCCAAGGACCGACAAACTGAGTCAGTGCCATGTAAGTAATCATTGGCCGTGACAATGGAAGAATAACTCGCATAAATATTCCGAAATTGCTCGCCCCGTCTATTCGAGCCGCCTCATCCAAAGAACGAGGAATCGTGTCGAGGAATCCTTTGGCTATAAAGGTTCCCCCCAGTGGCGCCCCAGCAGCATAAACGATAATCAAGGCAATATGTGTATCCAGCAAGTTAAACTCCTTAAGGAGCATATAAATGGCAATCATACTCATAAAACCAGGGAACATACCCAGGATCAGAACGGTAGATAACGCTGTTTTACGCGCTTTAAACCGGAATCTGGATACAGCATAACTAGTTAACAAGGTAAGAACTACACCGATAAGCATGGAGAAGATCGCTATTTTTAATGTATTAGCATACCAAGTCCCAAACATATAACTCGGTGATGTGAACAATTCTCTGTAGTGATCGAAGGTGAATTGCTCAGGGATAAACGTTTTACTGTACAGTGATTTACCAGGCCGGAAAGAAGCAAATAGAATCCAGAGGGCCGGATAGAGTGCCGCTATCGACAAAGCAATCAAGATGATGTAACTACCACTTAAGCGAATAAAGTTCGCGACCTTTTTGCTCATTGGATCATATCCTCCTCTTTGAATGATTTCGTCCGGCGGTAATTGTACAGGGAGAATGATGCAACAATGATAAAGATAATAATCCCTATTGCCGAAGCCATGTTGTTTTTATTCTGATCAAGTGTTAATTTGTATAGCCAGGTTACTAGCAAGTCCGTAGAACCGGCATATTGATAATCACCATTTACAGGACTACCACCTGTTAATAGGAAGATCGCATTAAAGTTGTTAATGTTACCTGCGAACTGTGTAATTAGAGTAGGTGCTGTGGAGAACAATACCATCGGTAACGTAACAATACGGAACTTCTGATAACCTGATGCTCCATCCACCTCAGCTGCTTCATACATATCACGAGGGATTGTAGTCAGCACGCCCATGATAAGTAACATCGAGACTGGAATACCAACCCACATGTTAACGATAATTACGGTAACCTTAGCCCAGAATGGATCTGTCAGCCATGGTAATCCGCCCATTCCAAAATACCCGAGGTATTGGTTGATAGGGCCGAATTGACCGTTAAATAAATTGCGCATGAGCAGCAAAGAGATCAATTGTGGTACTGCGTAAGGCACAATCAGAATAACTCTCCACATTCCTTTGAAACGAATACCTTTTTGGCTCACCAATAAGGCTACCAATAGTCCTCCGAAATATGTAGTGATCGTTGAAAGAACTGCCCATATAATCGTCCATGTTAATACGCCATAAAAAGTGTGACTCCAGGTTTTGAGAACCAATAAATTACGGAACGTCTGAAATCCAACCCAGTCAACCAATTTAGCGGGTGGAAGATGATCAGGTGCGGAATAGTTCGTAAACGCTAGTAGGATCATGAAGATAATTGGCATAATCGTAAAGAATAGAACACCAATACCCGGCAAGACCAAGAACGTCTGAGCGAACTTGTAATCCAGTATATAGCGAACACTCTGTTTAAAGGTGTTTGCCTGAAGACCGTTATCGCGTTTCTCTCCAGTCTTATAAGCATCTTTAATGTTCAAATACCAAGCGAGGATTATGATGATAAGCATTAGAATGGTGATCAAGCTTTGAATCAAAATATAAATCGAGTGATCCCCAGCTACCATCTTAGCGATGCCTTTTACTTTTACCAAACGGCTAGGGTTTTCTCCTAGTGTGACAATACCCCATAATGCAGTAGCAAGATTCTGAATAAAATAATAAACAGCGGCTGCTTCTACAACTAAAAACATGATTCCTTTGACGAATTGGCGGTTATATATTTGTCCCAATCCCATGAAAATCGTCGACAGTACTGCGGCCCTCGTGCGATGTCGCTGCATTTCGCTTCCGTTCTCCTCTCCGAGTGAAAATAAGAAGCTGCCCTCCGCTAAACATGCGACGGGCAGCTTGATTCACTGTATGCTGTTAAGACTGTGGTTTATGATCCTTATTGCGCTGAACTGTTGTTCAAATCTTTGATTTGTTGAACGGCTTTGTCCATTGCTGCTTTTGGATCTACACCTTTATCCCAAATTTCTGGAAGTGCTGCATTTACAGGGCTCCAAACGTTACCCATTTCAGGGATAGAAGGCATTGGTTGGGAGCTCTTAGCTTGTGCTGCAAAAGCGGAAACAAATGGATCGTTAACGATTTGTGGATCAAGAAGCGCTTCGTTGTTTGTAGGAACAGAACCGATCGTTTTGTTCAGTAACAATTGAGCGTCTTTGCTTGAAGCAAAATGAGCGTACAATTTAGCAGCATTCGGATATTGAGTAAACGAGTTAACCGCGAAAATTTTGATACCAGAGAATGTGATAGATGTTTTGCCATTTACTGTAGGGATCGGTGCGATACCAAGGTTATCTCCAAGAGCTGCTTTGTATCCTCCAAGCTCCCAAGGACCAGTGATATCCATTGCTACATCACCTGAGTTGAACAAGCTGCGTTTGATATCACTATTGATATCTCCGCTCTTAATTGGCAATGCTTCTTTCATTTTCACAAATTCTTTAAGTCCTGCAATAGCTCCATCGTTAGCAAGTCCGATATCTTCTTTATCCGTACCGTTCTTACCGAACAGATATCCACCATCGGAAGCGATAAACATGTAGTTGAAGTACAGGTTTCCTACTTCCCACATAATTCCGTATTTGTTCTTGGATTTATCCGTGAATGTTTTGCTGAATGCAAGAACATCGTCGAAAGACTTAGGTGCTTCTTTAACGAGTGATTTATTGTAGAACAATGCATAAGTTTCTGCTGCTCTTGGGTAGCCATACAATTCGTTGTCGTACGAAGATCCGATAATCGAAGCTTCAGTATTGTTAGCCTTTGTTTCTTCACCGAAAACGTCGTTAGGAAGAACCAAGCTCGCACTTGCCGCTTTACCTAAGTTGTCGTGAGGAATAAGGATAACGTCTGCTGCTAATCCCGAAGGACCATCTTGAGTAAGTTTAGTTACTTGATCTGGTGGTGCCAACTCTTCAATCTTGACTGGAACGTTATATTTCGCTGTGAACTGCTTAGCAATCTCATCTGCGAATGGTCTTTCTTCCTTACTTTCCCATACAATTAGAGTCGCTCCATCTTCAGGTACAATCTCTTCTGTTGCTGCTGCATCTGTGCTCTCTGGCGCAGCAGTCTCTGTAACGTTATTAGCAGCATTAGTAGCTTTTGCCGCGTTGTTCCCCCCGGTATTCCCATTGTTGCTCGAACCACACGCTGTAACGGATAGTGCCATAGAGACAGCAGCGGTGATGACCATCACTTTTTTCAATTTCATAACTTTAACCCCTCCCAATTTTTATAAAAGCTAAGATGGTAAAATAGTAGAGCAGAAACTTGCGCAAACGATTTCAGAAAAGCTAAAAAAAAAGTTCCACTTTTTAGCTTGCTCCTTCAAGAGCTGCATTTAGCAGAGCAAGAAAGCGCTTCATTCATGAATACATCATACAACAGTATCGTTTGTTTTTAAAAACGTTTGCACATACCATATTCGACCATTTTCCATTAATTGATAAACGCTATAGGCATTTATCTCCATTTTTCACATGATATCTTTTAATTAATCAATTATTCTTGTGTTTAAAAATGGAATCTCTATTTTATTCGCCCCTGATATACCACAAATTCACTTTTCCTATAGATTTACAAATATCTAGCCGTAGAAACGCTCATATACTCAAGTGAAAATTTGTGCAATGGTTTGAACAAGAGTATTGAAAGCCCTTTTATTCCATGCTATAATCCAAATCGTTAAGAGGCTATCCAACATGAATCATTGCATCTATTGTCTGCCTCCTGTTCCATATAATTAAAAGGCAATGTTACTTATGAAAGGTACAACCTCGGACAAGCTACTTCGCGGCGGTTGTGCCTCTTTGTTATATGCAAATTTGCTCCATCTTTTGCGCATGTTGCATAAAAAGTTGTGCAACCAATAACAATAGCGACATTCTAAAACCCACGCGCTGTGGTGAATTGTTCGGTGAAGTATCGCTCACAAAACTAAGCGTATACTTTCGAAGTAGTTTTGCCGAAGATGATCGGGGAAGTATTGCTTACAAAACTAAGCGTATGCTTTCGATGTGGTTTTGCCGAAGGTGTTCAGGGAAGTATCGCTTACAAAACTTTAGGAGGATTTATTCATGTTACTGGAAGCAGTGTACCATCGCCCGCGGTTAAATTGGTCTTATGCCTATAATGAGAGCACGATTCACTTGCGTCTCCGCGCTAAAAAAGGAGATTTAACAGAAGTATTTGCTTTTGCAGGGGATAAATACACTTGGGATTCCACAAAAGAGCTGATTCCCATGACCCTTTTCACCTCTGATGCTATGTTCGATTATTGGGAATGCGCCTCGGTGCCCATCTATCGCCGATTGAAATACGGATTCTTACTGCAAAAGGATAACGAGAAAATTTGGATGACCGAAAATGATTTTCAAACGAACCGGCCGGAAAATCCAAACAAGCTTTTCGAGTTCCCATTTATTAACCCCGTGGATGTGTTCACTCCACCTGCCTGGGTAAAGGATGCTGTTTTCTATCAGATCTTCCCTGAACGCTTTGCAAATGGCGACCCTAGCCTCGATCCAGCAGATGTTCAGCCATGGGGAGCAGAGCCAACACCAACCAACTTTTTTGGCGGCGACCTGCAAGGGGTTATCGATCATCTGGATCATCTTAACGAGCTTGGCGTCAACGCTATTTATTTCACTCCAATCTTCACAGCAACCACTAATCATAAATACGATACAGAGGATTACATGAAGGTTGATCCGCATTTTGGGGATATTGCAACATTAAAAAAACTAGTCGACCTCTGCCATAAACGTGGGATCCGCGTGCTATTAGACGCTGTATTCAACCACTCAGGTGGAACCTTCGCTCCGTTTTTGGATGTTCAGGAAAAGGGAGAGGACTCCATCTACAAAGATTGGTTCCATATTCGTGAGTTCCCACTTCAGGTTGTAAACGGTATTCCTACTTATGATACTTTTGCCTTTGAAGCACATATGCCAAAGCTTAATACCGAGCATCCTGAGGTTAAAGAGTACTTACTGAAGGTCGCAGAATTTTGGATCACAGAAGTAGGAATCGACGGTTGGCGCCTCGACGTGGCCAATGAAGTCGATCATGATTTCTGGCGTGAATTCCGAAAAGTGGTGAAACGTGCTAATCCTGAGGCCTACATCCTTGGAGAAATCTGGCATGAATCTGCTCCGTGGCTAGAAGGTGATAAATTTGATGCCGTCATGAACTATCCCTTCACTGATGCCGTTTTAGACTTCTTCGTTCATGGCAGCCTTGATGCAGAAGGGTTCGCCAACTCTATTGGCAGGCAGTTATCGCGCTACCCACTGCAAGCAAGTGAAGTTGCTTTCAATTTGTTAGATAGTCATGACACTCCACGCTTGCTTACACTGGCTGCTGGGGACAAAAATAAAATGCGATTAGCTGCACTATTCCAGTTCACCTTTATGGGTACTCCGTGTATCTATTATGGTGACGAGTTCGGAATGGACGGTGAGGGTGACCCAGGCTGTCGTAAATGCATGGAGTGGAACCCTGAGAAGCAGGATCGTGATCTGTTCGAATTTTATCGTCAGCTCATTCAAATACGCAATGACCAACCAGCACTTCGTACGGGGACATTCACCTTCTTGGAGGCAGGTCGCCAAGGCAGTAAGATAGCCTATGAGCGCCGATTGGATCTACAGACTATAGTTGTACTGATCAATAGCGAAGAGACCGCTCAGACGTTCCGTATTGACGTAGACGAGCGGAATTGGGAGAACTTATTCACTGGCGATACAATGCGTACAGAACGCGGCAAGCTGATTGTGAAGATGCCTGCTTATGGTTTCGCAATACTTAAGGCTATTATCTAAGCACATACGCATTCCAGCAGTATAAAACATAACAAAACAGGGTATTCCACTAGCTATGATAGCTGCGGGATACCCTGTTTCTTTTAATGGTTAGTAAGAATGAACTTTATATTACTAATCAGAAACTAGTACTCCGGTGCACTAAAAATCAGCACACCGGATTCCAGCTTACTTGCTTAGTAGTGTATAAATAACCTGTGCACTCTCAGCGCGGGTCATCCATCCTTTTGGAGCAAATTGATTGTTCTCTCTGCCCTGCAGCAGTCCTAGCTCTGCTGCAGCCTTAACATAGCTAGCTGCCCACTTGCTAATGCTGGAAGCGTCAGCAAATGCCTTAGAGCCCACTACAGGTTCGACCTTCTTGCCAGACCTCGCTTCGAGTGCACGGATCACCATGATAGCCATTTCCTCACGGGTAATGGAAGCATTCGGTGCAAATGTATCCTTGCTTCGACCACTAACAATGCCCAGCTTAGAAGCTGTTGCTACATATGATGAATACCATGCATCTGACTGGATATCAGTAAATTGAACCTGCCCTTCCGCATTTAAACCAAGTGCGCGAACTAGCAATGCGGTAAATTCCGCACGGCTAACATTGCTCTTCGGATTAAACTCGGTTGTTGTAACCCCTGAAACAATTTGTTTTGCAGCAAGAGACTGTATGGCGTGGAATGCCCAATAAGTAGTTGGAACATCCTTAAACGACTTCGCAATCTCAAGTACGGCATATTTACTAAAGTGCGTGACTTGTGCAGATATCACGTCTCCATTCAGCTGTCCACCCACGTACTCAAGCTCACGATTATCGCCTAAATAGAAGATACCCAATAAGTCTTTATTCGATTGACCACTAATCTTAAACGATATCGTAATAGGCTCATCGAACTTCTTGACTACAATCCGGCTACCATCTTTCTTCAGAATGCTAAGTCTCAATTCAAATACATCAGAAAGCGAAGTAACGGTTACACCTTCTTTATTAAAACCATCTACTAATGCTTTCGCAGCAGACTGGGCCAAAGGTTTCAGCTCTAACAAGATTTGAGAACCTTCCGCATCTGTGCCTGAAGCTAAACTTGGAATTGTGCTTAACAGTTTGTTAGGGATAGTAACTAACAGATCCCCCACTTTTAGGACTAAGTCATTAGTTCCCAACGTTTGTGCAGCATGCAATGGTAAGAGGATTGATGTCTTACCGGAGGCGATCTCAATTTGTACCTTACCATCTTTACCATTCTTCAAGCTATTCTCACTGATAACTTGAGTATCAGCAGGAGTTGTAGGGTTAACAGCAGCACCACCACCAGGTGTTTGTGTTACTTTAGATACCCCAGATAGAATAACCGTACCCCCATCATCTCTACCTGGTAGATCAATGATTACTTTTTGATCAGCGTATACTGTGTAGGTTTTACCGCTGTATTCATCTTTTGCCGTCGAATTGGCAACAAACGGTACTGGAATTGTTACGGATTCCTCACTAGTCTTAGTGTTAATAACCGTTACGACGTTCTCACCCAAGTAAGCTTTGTTGAAAGCTAAATACCCCAAATCATCTGAACCTGCCAGCTTCGTGCGCGTACCTTTGGAATACACTTTGGAGTATTTTGCACGAATATTCAGCAGCTTCTGATAATGATCATGAAGTGACTTCTCTGCTTCTAGCTGATCCCAAGGCATATCCTTACGGTTTTCACTGAATTCTCCTTTAGACATTGTTCCAGCAGTTTTACCTGATTTACCTAGCTCTTCTCCATAATAAATGACTGGCTGTCCTTTAGCGGTGATTTGTAGGGCTGCTGCGATCTTCAGCTTACCTTTGTCTCCACCTACTTCTTCTGACAAGAAGCCCTTCTCGTCATGACTACTAAGGAATTGAGCCATCATCTTTGTATTATCAATCATCGACTCACGTAGCTGTAAATAGGAATCCACACTGTTTATCTTTCCTTTAGTAAAATCTAATGCTGCATCATTAAATCCAAAATCAAGTAGGCCGTCCATTTGACCTGTTTCGAGCATTCCACCATTGTTATCAATAGTTCCGCTGAAATACTCACCCGTCATTTTGAAATTTGGATCGATTGCAGTCAGAGCATTTTTAAAGGCTTTCCACGTCGTATCTTCGACATGCTTGACAGTATCCACACGGAAGTAGTCAATCGTGTCTCCACGTTCTGTACGAGCGTTGTCTAACCAGCCTGTTTGCCAAGCAATAATCTTCTCACGAACAGCTGGATCTTCTGTTTTGAAATCCGGTAAACCATCAAGCTCACCTTTAATTTCGTCCGTACCCGTTGCTACACCATCCGTACGAAGCATTCCTTCAAAACGCGCCTTATCTTCAGCTGTAATCGTCGGCTTGTTATCCCCTGGTTTAAGACCGTAACCTGTATGATTGAGTACAACGTCAACCATGATCTTGATGCCTTTGTCATGTGCTTTCTCGATTAGCTCTTTGAAGGTATCCATGTCACCAAGATGCTCATCAAGCTTTGTAAAGTCTTTAGCCCAATAGCCGTGGTAACCGTATTGTTTAAAGCCACTACCTTGATCAAAATCAATATTATCTACGATTGGTGTTATCCATAACGTATTAATACCTAGCTCTTGCAAATAATCGAGACTGTCAATCATCCCTCGGAAATCACCACCGTGGTAGGCTTCCAGATGGTTTTTATCAACATTCTGATTATTCGAAGTATCCCCATCTTTAAAACGATCGGTCAGTGCGAAGTATATACGCGCTTCATCCCAGTCGAAATCGAGCTTGTCACCTGAATAGGTTCTTGCTTTGATCTCAATCGTAGCGTTTTGCGTATGGGAATTACCATACTGGTCTACAAGCGTTACTGGAATATTCTTGATCCCTGCTGTCACTGTATCCTTCACTGCAATCGTCTGTTTCAGCAGTACCGTATCCAGTTGAACTTTACTTGGTCCACCAAGACTGGTCAAATCCATATATCCATCCGTATAGATGATTTCTTCTAAAGTAGAAGCGTTAACGGTCACGACAGCATTCTGATTAGAGGTTATTACCTCTGGACTCAAGGATGTCGTAATCGCAATTTCAGGGGTACGATATTCAAAAGAAGATTCATCATTTACTGTATTCCTTGGATCTGTGTATTCAGTTGTGACTCCGTTCTTCGTGATTAAGTAAGTATACTTATACGTGCCTACTTTTAAATCACTCAGCGTGTATGTGAAGAATTCATTAACGGAATCATAAACCATTGGGTACTCTTTACCATTCACTTTTACGATAGCAGAAGATATCGCATCAACATTTCCAATACGGAACAAGGCAGAATCGCGATACCTAAAAGTAGCCGTTCCGTCCTTTAAGGTCGGTTTTCCAATGCTTGGCTTGATTTCAATATCCTTTACCCCGCTGGTGACATTCACTTTAATGAACCCATCACCCGGTGTCAGCGGAATAAACCGATCAGTACCATAAGGATCCTTATTCGACCAATCATCACCTTGCCCTTTACGAACAACGAACCCTACTTTAGTCGCATCTTCAGCAACCTCAATTAGAACACTCGCTGTACCATTCTTAATGGTTGTAAAATCAATCTGGTCAACTTTAGCTCCTGTACCCCAAACCCAGATATTCCAACCCTCATAGTCCTTGTCACTACGAGTATAAGTGAATTGGACGTATCGCTTGTCGGTAACAGTAACGGTAGCCGTTTTAGAAATACCACCATAAGTTATGATAATTCTGGCCGTTCCTTCAGAAATCCCTTTCACTTGACCTTTACTAGTAACTGTAGCCACTTCAGGGTTATTAGAAGTGTAAGTAGCCATTTGGGAAACGTTTCTTCTGCTGTTGTCATCATATTTCGCGTACGCAGAAGATTTGTGTACTTGACCTATTGGCAGATTGTAGCTCGTGCTGTCAAGCTCCAAGGCTGTAATTCCAGCAGCATCAGCTTCCTTTTTAAGAATTACTGCAGTTAAAGGTTCTAGCGTAATAGAATTTGCTGTTAAACTAAAACCTGACTGATTCTCAGTCGGAATCGCAATAACACCAGCTTCATCATTGTCGACAAGCACCTGACCACTCGTCAAGTCCTCCGATAAAGTCAGTGTTCTGGCTGTGCTGTCACCATTCATGAAGACATAATAGACCCCTGT
This window of the Paenibacillus sp. FSL R10-2734 genome carries:
- a CDS encoding alpha-glycosidase is translated as MLLEAVYHRPRLNWSYAYNESTIHLRLRAKKGDLTEVFAFAGDKYTWDSTKELIPMTLFTSDAMFDYWECASVPIYRRLKYGFLLQKDNEKIWMTENDFQTNRPENPNKLFEFPFINPVDVFTPPAWVKDAVFYQIFPERFANGDPSLDPADVQPWGAEPTPTNFFGGDLQGVIDHLDHLNELGVNAIYFTPIFTATTNHKYDTEDYMKVDPHFGDIATLKKLVDLCHKRGIRVLLDAVFNHSGGTFAPFLDVQEKGEDSIYKDWFHIREFPLQVVNGIPTYDTFAFEAHMPKLNTEHPEVKEYLLKVAEFWITEVGIDGWRLDVANEVDHDFWREFRKVVKRANPEAYILGEIWHESAPWLEGDKFDAVMNYPFTDAVLDFFVHGSLDAEGFANSIGRQLSRYPLQASEVAFNLLDSHDTPRLLTLAAGDKNKMRLAALFQFTFMGTPCIYYGDEFGMDGEGDPGCRKCMEWNPEKQDRDLFEFYRQLIQIRNDQPALRTGTFTFLEAGRQGSKIAYERRLDLQTIVVLINSEETAQTFRIDVDERNWENLFTGDTMRTERGKLIVKMPAYGFAILKAII